cTCACTTCCCCTTTCCTaacgcctccccacccccactaccCATTCCAAAGCACAGGACTGGGCCTCTCagacccccctccaccccccgcaAAGTGAACCAAAGAGCCCACACTCCAGCCTTCTCCTCTCACCAGTCTTATCTCTCTCAAAATTCCATATTTCCCCCAAAGCTCTCTTCgtctccccccccaaaaaaactttCCTCAAACATCTGTAACTTCCCGGGCTAAACAGCTACCCTTCCCCCTGGTTCTCATTTGAACCTCTTCTTCCTCTTAACTTCCTCCTGGTGTTGGAGGAAAGAGGACAGTTcaagatggggggtggggaattagagagaggagggaaaaaggaGAGACTCCAGGCCCCTTTCTAGCCTCCTGGGGACCCAAACACCCGGAGGAGGCCGTCCGGCACCCTCCCCCCACCGTGCCGCGTCCTGGGCCGGGAAGGACGCGGAGGACCCGCAGTGCCGCATTCGCACCGGGGGAGGGAGCGACGGGGAGGGGGGCCGGAGGCACCGCATAAAGTTTGGTCCCCGGGAAGCGCTGAGTTGGCAAGAtttggggttgggtggggggaggtgggggagaggaggtgcAGAAAGGACGTGGCCCTATATGTCCCCTCAGGCCTCTGAGCGGCACCCTCCCCCCATGGCCTGGGGAGCCCTTCCCTCTTGTGACCCCATTGAAGTGTTCTGAGGTGAAACTAGGGGTCTGGGACAGCTACGGGGGACATTCATTTACTTTACAGATGTGTTTTGAGTGTCCACGCAGTGCCAAGCATCTTCTAGCCGCCAAATGAGAGTTTGAGAGTTGAGAGTTGAGGCCATTGCAAAGTGGAGGGTCCGGCTCTACCTCCCCCTCACTCCTCTCCCCATAATCTCCCCTTTCCTTCTTACAGGGACTCCATGCCCTCCTACCCCTTCTGCTTTGGAAGCATCTCTGGACAAGGGGGTCCTAACGCTGTCCAGCTTCTAAGCTGCGCACTGCGACGGGTGCCCACCGTTCTTTCTGTGTCCCGGGAGGGAAGGAGTTAATCAAGCTCCTGGCCTGTGGCCTCCCGCTGTGAAGCGGCACTGCGGCTGCGCACTGCCTGCTCGGCAAAGGCCTCGAATGGGTTAAGACGGCGCTCGGGCCTTGCGGCTGCGCACTGCGGTGGGGGAGCTGTCCGTGGTGCTGCCCCCCGCGCGCCCCGCCCCCTGGTCCATTCGGCCCGCCCCCACTGCGGTGCCGCAACCTGCGCCCTGCGCccggaggggggcgggggagcaCCAGGCATGCGCTCTGCGGAGGCCTCTGGCCTCTTAAACCACTGCGGAGAAACGAAGaggggggcggggcagagggcCACCGTTGATCCCCTAGCCCACCCCAAGATCTAGGGTCATCTCTGAGGCGGGCTCTGGCCCGCCTCTGGGCTCTGCACTTCAGATTAAAGTCAAGGTCTCCCAAGCCCGGACCTTGCCCCCCATCCCGTGGAGGAAAGAGAGTGCAGAGAGGTACAGTGATGGCCTGGTAGCCAACTCTGGCTCTCCTCTCTTTTCTGCACCCCAGGCCCTCTCTCCTCTACCCATCTGATTAAAGCCCCCTCTGCCTCAAAGCCCATCCCCTTCCTTCTCTAAGGCCTAACCCCACTCCTTCGACCTCCCTTCTACATATCTGATAAAGCCAACTACAATTTCTAGGGGCCTTCTCCAAGATCTTGACCCTGTCTCTTCTCAAGTCCTTCATCAAAACCCACAACATTGGGCTCAGGACACTGTTGCTTCCCCATCTTGAAATGAACCAGGCACTCCCGCCCCCATATCTCTGAACCTCTGACAAGCCCCTTCACCTGTCCTTGGGCCtagccctgccctctccccttcccctatgTTCAAGCCCCTGACATTCCCTTCCTTTCCAGAGCCTTAAACCCCACCCCTATCATCTTCCCTTTTTTCACTCTTGACTCttcacttccttcttccttcagGGAGCTaacacccctcctcccctctgtggGTCCAACTCTGCACTGTTCTCTCTGGGTGAGGGCCTCACCCagccttctcccttttctgaGACCCAGTCATTAGCATCAAGGTCCTTAAACACCGGCACCTACCTGAGACCTCAACCTTGGCTCTCTTTAACTGATGCCCCAACACCTTAATAATGGCTCAAGCCTTACTGAATTCCAAACACTAGACCAAGCACTGGTTTTGGAGTCAGGCCCTTTGTATACTCATCTAATGTAATCCTTACGATGATCCTGTAAAAAATTTGAGGTTCAGAAAGATTAATCTCCTTGCCCAATTAGGCAGGGGAAaagctggattcaaacccaggcttcCTTACTGTTAACCACCTCCTGGTTCTGCCTCTGACCCACCTTCTCCCCTTCGCCTTCCCTCAGCTCCAAGCTAAGCCCCAAAGCCTCTGAGACGCAGGATGTATGATGTTAGTCTCCCTACCCACATCCCCCAACCGAATGCTTGGACCCTGCCAGGGACCCCTGAGATACGACACAGGGAACAGGAGGGTGGTGGGGGGATGGTCTAGGAGACAGAGCAAGGAGCCAGAAATTGCTGTTTCCAGGAAAGAAGTGGCCCATCTGCTGCTTCTGCTGGGGCCAGCTCTTCTCCCGAGCTGGGGGAGAGCTGCCTCTGATCCTTTTTGCAAGATTTAGAGAGAACAGGATGCAAGAAGTGATGGAGGCATTGGTGTTGGGACACCTGGGTTTCCCTGGAGTTTGTGTCTGGGGAAGGGGCCCCACTGGGGGCGTCGCGGGGAGACGGCTAATTGACCAGATGCCCGGGTCACCTTTTGCCCTCTCTCTCCTGTCCCGCCCCGCAGTACGTGGCCTTCGCCTCCCTCTTCTTCATCCTCATCTCCATCACCACCTTCTGCCTGGAGACCCACGAGGGTTTCATCCACATCAGCAACAAGACAGTGACGCAGGCCTCCCCGATCCCTGGGGCTCCGCCGGAGAACGTCACCAACGTGGAGGTGGAGACGGAGCCCTTCCTGACCTACGTGGAGGGGGTGTGCGTCGTCTGGTTCACCTTCGAGTTTCTCATGCGCATCACCTTCTGCCCAGACAAGGTGGAATTCCTCAAGAGCAGCCTCAACATCATCGACTGTGTGGCCATCCTGCCCTTCTACCTGGAGGTGGGGCTCTCGGGCCTCAGCTCCAAGGCCGCCAAGGACGTGCTGGGCTTCCTGCGGGTCGTCCGCTTTGTCCGGATCCTGCGCATCTTCAAGCTCACGCGGCACTTCGTGGGGCTGCGCGTGCTGGGCCACACCCTCCGTGCCAGCACCAATGAGTTCCTGCTACTCATCATCTTCCTGGCGCTGGGCGTGCTCATCTTCGCCACTATGATCTACTATGCTGAGCGCATTGGCGCGGACCCCGATGACATCCTGGGCTCCAACCACACCTACTTCAAGAACATCCCCATCGGCTTCTGGTGGGCCGTGGTCACCATGACGACCCTGGGCTACGGAGACATGTACCCCAAGACGTGGTCAGGGATGCTGGTTGGGGCGCTGTGTGCCCTGGCCGGGGTGCTCACCATCGCCATGCCCGTGCCCGTCATTGTCAACAACTTTGGCATGTACTATTCGCTGGCCATGGCCAAACAGAAGCTGCCCAAGAAGAAGAATAAACATATTCCCCGGCCCCCGCAGCCCGGCTCGCCCAACTATTGCAAGCCCGAcccaccgcccccgcccccgccccatccTCACCGCAGCAGCGGCAGCGTCAGCCCTCCACCACCCATCACCCCGCCCTCCATGGGGGTGACTGTGGCAGGGGCCTACCCACCGGGGCCCCACACGCACCCCGGGCTGCTCAGGGGGGGAGCGGGTGGGCTCGGGATCATGGGGCTGCCTCCTCTGCCTGCCCCCGAGGAGCCTTGCCCGTTGGCTCAGGAGGAAGTGATTGAGATCAACCGGGCAGGTGAGGAGGGGGCGCGAGGGGTGGAGGTAGGGGGGGGCGCAGGCAGAGGTGGGGAGCTTGTGATGGGGGCAGGAGGTAGCCGCTGAGATTCCGGAGAGATGGGGCGGTCAGCAACAGAGACGGAAGAGAGGAAAGTGAATAGCAATTGCTGAGGCCAGAGAAGAGGCACGGAAGTAGACGGTGATGGAGAAACAGAGGTTTCGTGTGAAAGAGTTTTGGGGAGAGACAGACTTGCAGCCAAGGTATTCAGGGGAACCAGGGGAGCGGGGGGTAGAGTGGTCAGCCATGTGGTGAGAGGGACTCAGAGAAAGAGAGGTGGGAGGGCGGTTCAGAGCACAGGGAGAGAGTCTCACATGGGAATCAAGGGCCAGAGACAGAGGCCAGGGCACTCTTGCAGTGTCTGAtgaaggaggtgaggggagaggaaagttgactgagcctgtgctcatcTCTCCCCCCAGGGGAGTCTGTGTCTCGGAGGCAGGGATGGGGCCATCAGTCCCGGGGAAGCGAGAGGCTGGGGgggccccacccccatgcctTAAGTAGGTCAAGAAAGGGAGCTGGGCCGCCCGGCCTCCATCTTGCTCCCTCAGCTGCTGACCCAGTTTCACACCAATTAAAAATAGCTAAAGTCAGAGCCTGGgggaccccccctcccccctccctcatcTGTCACCTTCCCGACGCCTCCCACTGTGCCCTTGCCAGCGTCCAACACCCCTTCCTAAACTGCCACCTCCCGGCCCCCTGCATCCCTCCCGGCCATCCCTCCACACCTATCCCAAACCACGCACCCTACCCCAGCTGTGCCCTATCCGGTCCACTTCAACCAGCCATCCCACCCTCCACCGTCTCAGCCTCCTTCCCAGCACCCAGTTCACTTCCCAACCACCTCTTCCCCCGTCCCTGTCCCTCCAAACACCCGACACCCTACCTCAGTCCTGCCCTTCTCAGCACCCAACAGCCCGCCTGACCCCCACTTCCTAGCCTTCAACGCCCTTCCCTACCCTGCTGTCCTGCCCAACATTCAACACCCTCCCCACCCATGACCCGCTCCCCAAACCCACCAGCCACACCCCCTAACAACCTGCACCTCCATCACCTCTCCTTGCTGACCTTGCCCTCTCCGTGAGTTCCCACACCTCACTCTCTCCTTTGTGTCTCTGTCTGACCCTCGGGACACAGATCCCCGCCCCAACGGGGACCCTGCAGCAGCTGCGCTTGCCCACGAGGACTGCCCGGCTATTGACCAGCCCGCCATGTCACCAGAAGACAAGAGCCCCATCACCCCCGGGGGCCGGGGCCGCTACAGCCGGGACCGAGCCTGCTTCCTCCTCACTGACTACGCCCCTTCCCCTGATGGCTCCATCCGGAAAGGTGAGGTGCCCTCCACTGGCCCCCTGggaccctccctctcctcccctcccccaggggaggggagagagggagatgaggGAGGAGGTGCTGGacttcccttcccccatctccTGGCCCCAAATTCCCTCCCTCTTAGACGCCCTCCCCCAAATTTCCTCACCACTGACCCTTCACCTGTCTTTATTCCATCTCCATGTCCCCCCCCCCGACCCTCtggcctcttcccccacccccagccactggTGCTCCCCCACTGCCCTCCCAAGACTGGCGTAAGCCAGGCCCCCCAAGCTTCTTGCCCGACCTCAACGCCAACGCTGCAGCCTGGATATCCCCCTAGTGGAtgaaccccctccccccagggtaAGTAGCCCCCACCCTCTGAACCCCCTCCCTCCCGACTAACCCATCTGAGAACGTGCAGCCCCCATTGACCGAGACTCCTCTCCCCTCACTCCGAACAGCTCCATCCAATTaacccccagccctgacactggccCTGCACCCACCTGCCCAGGACCTGCGGTACCCCTCACTCACCCCTAGAACTAAGCCCAACCCTCCCCACCATGTGcctgacctccctccccacccttacgACTGACCCCCATTCTCAGCCCCATCCAcatctctctccctgcctcccccgcttggttttgcttttgtttattgaaTCAAGAAAATGGGGTACCCACCCAGGACATTCTTCTGGGTGCAGGTTGGGGTGAGAAAGACTCAGCCGCTCATCCAGTCACTTGTGGATTGGCCGGCACTTACAAAGCACACACAGGCTCCCGGTGCAGTGCTAGGCCCAGGGGATTCAACAGTGAGCAATCCAACCGCACCCCCGCCCTCCATGAGCTCTCAGTTTGGGGGAGAGGCAGACACAGACCTAGAACCGAGGCTGAAAAGCAGGGCTGGGCTGAGGATCCTTGTCCCGGGATCTGGGGAGGGGCAGGTCTGCTCTGGGGCTTTGTGAGGAGGCACCGGAGTGGGGAGACTGCAGGGCAGGAGGCTGGGATGAGGGTCCAGGGGGAGAGGACAAAGCCTGAACCGGGGTCAGGGCTGTGGGggtggagaagaaggaaagagacagagagagtcgGGGGGCCGGGGGTCAAGAGGGCAGGGTCAGGACTGGCCAgtgggggaggtgagggggaTAGAGTGAGGAGACAGTAGGTGAATTATTCAGCAAACGTAACGAAGCACTTTCCACGTGCCAGGAATCTAACATATATTCtgtaatcctcagaacaaccccaGCTAACCcctaacttcattcattcattcatgcatgcatgcagcaactaatgATTGAGGGTAGAATTCCAGGCACTGGAGATTTAGCAGGGCACAAAGCAAGAATCTGCCATCACAGAGTTGCTACTCTAGAGCCTGGGTCAACATACTACAGCCACGGGCCAAATGTGTCCATcagctgttttgtaaataaagctttattggaacacagccactgTCTACAACCGCAGACTGGAATAGTTTTGACCGAGATGGTGTGGCCCACAGAGCCCAGAAAATATcgaccatctggccctttacagcgAATGTCTGCCACTCCAAGACTGGAGgaagcagaaaacaaacaaaaggataaTTACTCTGGCCAGGTCAGATAAGGGGTCTGTGAGGGTctttctgagaaggtgacatgAAATTGAAAGCTGAAAAAGCTCCAgccaggcagaagaaacagcaagtGAAAAGGCCCTGAGGTGCTGCCTGGGGTGCTGAGTTGGGATGAGCTTGGTGTGTTAAAGGAACAGCGAGGAGGGAagtgtggctggagctgagtggcctaggggagagggcaggagtcTGGGGGGGaaggtttttttggccatggtgAGAGGCTGGATTGGATCTTAAAAATGATGGGAGGCCACCTGAAAGCATTTGATCCATggcttattcattcaacacatgcCTGTGGAATCTCCCTTCGCAATACAGAGATACATCCTAAAGAATCCCTACCCTCAGCCTAAGGAGATGCCACAGCAGGACTTAGGGAGCCTCCAAGGACAGCCGCATCCAAACCCCCTTGTTTTACAGAAGTTCAGGGAGGTCCATGGCCAACCCCCAGCCACAGAGCAGATGCGGGACAAGAACCCAGGCTTCTGGGCTCCTAGTCCAGAGGGGACTGTCCGGCTCTTCTTGTTCCATCCCCGGGCCTCTCCTTGTTGCAACCCGCCCCCCACCTCCATTATCCTCCACTTTCATCTCATTACCAACCCCCTGCCCCCCTGCTCCCatctcacccctccccctgcttGCACCCGGTCCTGTTACCCACCTCCCTTtgttccccacccccaggtctgGATGGGCCCCTATGGAactgaggggcaggggcaggggggaggatTTGGGAATGTGGGTGAGGGAGGACTGGGGAGGGCAGCTGGGGGGAGTTCTCTGCTTCTCTTGCCTCGGATGCCAAAATCCATGCATTGAACTCAAATTATGGCTGGAGCTGATGGGGCTGACTGAACCCCCTCCCCTGAGGTCCTGGATCTCTCCCCCTTCCACGGCCTCCCTTCCTCTCTAACCTTCCTCCAGGACCCACCCCCCCACTATCCCCCCCCCACCAAGATCCTTCCTCCTGACCTGACCCTCACCTGCCTCAGGATCCCTCCCTTCTCCGTCTCCCCTCACCAACCACCTGATTCCCGCACCTGACCCGCGCTCCCCcatcctccccagccctccccctcctctcttccttcatccTCCCATTCCCCCTCAGCCACCCCGGAAGCTCCTTCCATATTTGATGTCTCTGGCCGCCCCCCATTtcactgctcccctcccccgGAAAACaccagagaggaggaagagatctCGGCTTTTCTCTGTCCCCCCCAACAGTGAGGCTGTGTTGGGGGGGTCCCCCCTGGCCACCCACCCCCCGTGACTCTGTGTATTTCTGTCCCCAGCTCTTGTCACCGCCTGAGACCTCGCGAGACCCTCGGTccccccctgccccttccccccagGTTAGCAATTGGGAATGGCTGGGAGGGGGTGTCCCCAAGATAACTGGGCTTCCCACCTCCCCCAGGCCCTCTCTCTGACAGTCAAGATGCCCTCGTCCAGACAGACCCCTTGGTACTGCCTAGCAAAGCCCTGGAAGAGCCCAGACACTGGCAGAACTCTTCAGACATTCCGAAGTTTTCAAGAAGCCCCACATGTGCCCCCTAAGCCTTAGGTCCCTTTGACTATCAAGACATTGTCAGGACCTTCGCATCAGAAGGTTCTCGTTTAAAGGCTTCTTGACCCTTGAAAGATACCCCATTACAGCCTTCAGCTGAGTCTTGCCCTCATCAGACTGCTCTTGGAGCTGTCCTCCtgcaccacccccgccccgcccagaGAGGGGGCGCTGCCAGCTTGTGCTCCATTCAGCCCCCCACAGCGTCCCCACCCGTCCATCTTCATTTCTCTACATCTAGGTTGGCCCCCTACCCACTGCAGCCCCACCCATCCCCTCCCAAGGCCTCCGGCTGCTCCCCTACTGGCATTCCACCCACGCTCCCTCCGCACCATCTGCCTCGCTGCCCCCCACCTTTCTGCCTCAGACGAGGGGGCCAACAGGGGGGAGGGGAGTTGAGGGGGGCTGcggtgggggtagggtgggggagGCTCGGTGGCTGCCACCCTGCCTCCTAACCCTGagtctctcccccctccccatgtctgaACCTTTCTCCTTGATGCCGACTGACTGTCCAATTTgttcacttctctctctctccgtctccTTGGTCCGCCTCTGTCCATCTCTCCGTCTCTTGCCATCTGTCACTTTGTGTCTGTCTCTCCGTCTCTtatcctctgtgtctccctcaccGTCTCTGtcaccttccttctctctctgaccCACCCTCCATCTCTTCCTGTCTCTTGCCTTTTCctgtctctgtcttctctctttctccacctcATATCCCTTGTTTCCCTGCTGCTTCCCCCTGTCTTGGGGTCCCTCTGTTGGACCCTCCCCCTGCACCCCTATCTCCtcgcttcccccccccccaggttACGAGAAATCCCGCAGCCTGAGCAGCATCGCGGGCCTGAGCGGGGTGTCCCTGCGCCTCGCCCCCCTTGCCACCCCCCCTGGCTCTCCCAGGGCCGCCCGCCGCGCTCCCCCAACCCTGCCCTCCATCCTCTAGCGCCCCCCTCCGTGGGGGGACTCGGGGGTGACAGGGAAGAAGTTcagaggagctgggggtgggggggggagggtttctttaaaaaaaaaatcaaacagtcaTTAATAATATGCAACCGAGACGACGACGCCAGCAGACACCCCCGGGCCCCTCACCTCCACCTGGGCCCCCAGGATGGAGGGGGGGAGGAGCCAAAGCCCATCCCCCCAACTATTCGCCCCTCCTGAAAAAAAGCCTTCTCAGGTCTCCATGAGCCataggaacccccccccccaatcgaCTCGTGTAAATACGTCCAAATTATATCAATTACATTTTGGGGCGCCTCCCCACTACTCTGCATGCCTCCCCCAAACTGGATCCCCGCCCTCTCCAACTCCACCTCAGCAATAAGCCGCCAGGGGCTGCATGCTGCGTGCGAGGGAAGGGGCATTCTGGGAAGCGGGTGGGGACCTCCATGGGGGTCGGGCTGGCCTTCAAGCTACCGGAGGGTCTCCTAGCCTCCTACCCTTCACCCCAGGAGGGCAACCCatcacgaaaaaaaaaaaaaaaaatagcagcaaTGTGGGGGAAGGAGGAACAGTCACCCAAGCCAAAAACCGGAGCTGAGCTCAGACGGTAGAAGCGGAGGCACGGGGTGAGGGGTGGGCTGAGGACAGctgctccctcagcctccaggagCATCCCTCCCGTAAATTTCACTCTTGcggcctcctcccccaccccccaccccaccccgaggGATCTGCTCGCCTCTCTGGCTGCATGGACTCGGACCTCCCATCCCAGTATTCCTGGGATGCTCTGGCCCTAGCACACAAAATTCCCCAACACCCCCTCCAGGTTCCGATCACATGAGGCCTGCCCCCAGAATTCCTGAGACTGAGTCTGGCATCCCGCATCCTCCAAATCCCCACACGCTGCTGGGACTTAACCTCTGCACACAGATGCTGtccgccccgcgccccgccccaccccaagccccaccccccatccaTTCCCTGAGCTGCATCCCAGCACCTCAAACCTCCAAGACTTCATCCAGCCCTTCAGCTCACTTTCAGCCTTTGGGATGCTCCAATCCTTCCCACACTCTGGACATTTCCTGGACACCCCTGAATCTGACATCAGACATCCTCCTCAGGTTCCCCTGACGCTAGAATTTTCAAGATAAGCTCAACCTGTCTGCAATTCCAGGGAACCAGACCTCCCCGGGGCACCCCCCTTCTTATACCTAACCCTGCCCCTCCAAGAGCCCCTTTCTTTAAATGGTGCCCCAAAGGCACCTTCTTCATAGACGCCAATGTTTCCCAGAGGGTCATATTTGTACCCCTGGTGATGTGCTAAGGGTTTAGGCAGTACAAGGacaaacacttatttttaaagttttgtcttTCCTGGCATTTCGCACATAAGCCGGTAAGTCCAGATATTGCTGCTCGGCCAGGACACGGTTTATTTAGGTTAGAggtgtttacatttaaaatgtagagGCTGTTCCCTAGTGGAGGGACGCTGGGATATCAGAAGCTTGGGAAACCACATATCCACCTGGGctgggatcccagctcgcccttCCCCGGCGTtcttcaaccccccccccccaagttcGCGGG
Above is a genomic segment from Kogia breviceps isolate mKogBre1 chromosome 18, mKogBre1 haplotype 1, whole genome shotgun sequence containing:
- the KCNC3 gene encoding potassium voltage-gated channel subfamily C member 3 isoform X3 — encoded protein: MLSSVCVSSFRGRQGSSKQQPVPPPQPSESPLPLPPPPPPPPPLQQQQQPAQPGPAASPAGPPAPRGPGGRRAEPCPGLPAAAMGRHGGGGGDSGKIVINVGGVRHETYRSTLRTLPGTRLAGLTEPEAAAHFDYDPGADEFFFDRHPGVFAYVLNYYRTGKLHCPADVCGPLFEEELGFWGIDETDVEACCWMTYRQHRDAEEALDSFEAPDPSGAANAANAAGAHDAGLDDEAGAGGGGLDGAGGELKRLCFQDAGGGAGGPPGGAGGAGGTWWRRWQPRVWALFEDPYSSRAARYVAFASLFFILISITTFCLETHEGFIHISNKTVTQASPIPGAPPENVTNVEVETEPFLTYVEGVCVVWFTFEFLMRITFCPDKVEFLKSSLNIIDCVAILPFYLEVGLSGLSSKAAKDVLGFLRVVRFVRILRIFKLTRHFVGLRVLGHTLRASTNEFLLLIIFLALGVLIFATMIYYAERIGADPDDILGSNHTYFKNIPIGFWWAVVTMTTLGYGDMYPKTWSGMLVGALCALAGVLTIAMPVPVIVNNFGMYYSLAMAKQKLPKKKNKHIPRPPQPGSPNYCKPDPPPPPPPHPHRSSGSVSPPPPITPPSMGVTVAGAYPPGPHTHPGLLRGGAGGLGIMGLPPLPAPEEPCPLAQEEVIEINRADPRPNGDPAAAALAHEDCPAIDQPAMSPEDKSPITPGGRGRYSRDRACFLLTDYAPSPDGSIRKALVTA
- the KCNC3 gene encoding potassium voltage-gated channel subfamily C member 3 isoform X2, producing the protein MLSSVCVSSFRGRQGSSKQQPVPPPQPSESPLPLPPPPPPPPPLQQQQQPAQPGPAASPAGPPAPRGPGGRRAEPCPGLPAAAMGRHGGGGGDSGKIVINVGGVRHETYRSTLRTLPGTRLAGLTEPEAAAHFDYDPGADEFFFDRHPGVFAYVLNYYRTGKLHCPADVCGPLFEEELGFWGIDETDVEACCWMTYRQHRDAEEALDSFEAPDPSGAANAANAAGAHDAGLDDEAGAGGGGLDGAGGELKRLCFQDAGGGAGGPPGGAGGAGGTWWRRWQPRVWALFEDPYSSRAARYVAFASLFFILISITTFCLETHEGFIHISNKTVTQASPIPGAPPENVTNVEVETEPFLTYVEGVCVVWFTFEFLMRITFCPDKVEFLKSSLNIIDCVAILPFYLEVGLSGLSSKAAKDVLGFLRVVRFVRILRIFKLTRHFVGLRVLGHTLRASTNEFLLLIIFLALGVLIFATMIYYAERIGADPDDILGSNHTYFKNIPIGFWWAVVTMTTLGYGDMYPKTWSGMLVGALCALAGVLTIAMPVPVIVNNFGMYYSLAMAKQKLPKKKNKHIPRPPQPGSPNYCKPDPPPPPPPHPHRSSGSVSPPPPITPPSMGVTVAGAYPPGPHTHPGLLRGGAGGLGIMGLPPLPAPEEPCPLAQEEVIEINRADPRPNGDPAAAALAHEDCPAIDQPAMSPEDKSPITPGGRGRYSRDRACFLLTDYAPSPDGSIRKATGAPPLPSQDWRKPGPPSFLPDLNANAAAWISP
- the KCNC3 gene encoding potassium voltage-gated channel subfamily C member 3 isoform X1; this translates as MLSSVCVSSFRGRQGSSKQQPVPPPQPSESPLPLPPPPPPPPPLQQQQQPAQPGPAASPAGPPAPRGPGGRRAEPCPGLPAAAMGRHGGGGGDSGKIVINVGGVRHETYRSTLRTLPGTRLAGLTEPEAAAHFDYDPGADEFFFDRHPGVFAYVLNYYRTGKLHCPADVCGPLFEEELGFWGIDETDVEACCWMTYRQHRDAEEALDSFEAPDPSGAANAANAAGAHDAGLDDEAGAGGGGLDGAGGELKRLCFQDAGGGAGGPPGGAGGAGGTWWRRWQPRVWALFEDPYSSRAARYVAFASLFFILISITTFCLETHEGFIHISNKTVTQASPIPGAPPENVTNVEVETEPFLTYVEGVCVVWFTFEFLMRITFCPDKVEFLKSSLNIIDCVAILPFYLEVGLSGLSSKAAKDVLGFLRVVRFVRILRIFKLTRHFVGLRVLGHTLRASTNEFLLLIIFLALGVLIFATMIYYAERIGADPDDILGSNHTYFKNIPIGFWWAVVTMTTLGYGDMYPKTWSGMLVGALCALAGVLTIAMPVPVIVNNFGMYYSLAMAKQKLPKKKNKHIPRPPQPGSPNYCKPDPPPPPPPHPHRSSGSVSPPPPITPPSMGVTVAGAYPPGPHTHPGLLRGGAGGLGIMGLPPLPAPEEPCPLAQEEVIEINRADPRPNGDPAAAALAHEDCPAIDQPAMSPEDKSPITPGGRGRYSRDRACFLLTDYAPSPDGSIRKGYEKSRSLSSIAGLSGVSLRLAPLATPPGSPRAARRAPPTLPSIL